One region of Ptiloglossa arizonensis isolate GNS036 chromosome 8, iyPtiAriz1_principal, whole genome shotgun sequence genomic DNA includes:
- the Vret gene encoding vreteno yields MAHYQSDVLTKDISSRNSFSKEFTLYVNNLPNELNEYGLLQIFDHYGKVIEHFYRPNANWAYITYSTYCEAESAIKDLDNIPPMRLKVLFAKEKKLNTVQFSKSCTFVNAEQQKDYNDKDIVSLNRPVIQTKGRGKLLDIFKEVEKNTRIVSNTYMADTDLLYSYPSDPYTYNPYENAGPFENTNTLWTRGQLIVTQDGKRHVSFGRGYTMYEIPNPDPEIQKQIKAVYEKRITGLYEYGKDMLESTIGKCQKCSKITRFLCGRCYSFYCSKNCQIADWSQHKIHCKTIPSLVTTVNNVHVSQSNTENHTPTRNISNIQIPLRRPKKLTNTVASSNENLNFVSKIQDTISPMQNGNNIQSISVDNNNKLDIDNTHIIQTKNSSFKKSQDSDKMVGDIKLEGLKNLIKERQNYSAENIMKIEEDIAFSKHIFLSKSKFTDVRIIIKSGCEYWIQKVEDDNSLRQLMCHLQYEADKVEKVVPIVRNIYAVQYENIWHRALVTSLNPLTVHFIDYGNNENIETDDFREINKLKNVPRFSAKIRLSEKASKKYKDLKFEDTILVKMVSVDSNSVINVEIPDENYLPIPQVVQTTNISVPAVPTNLKVDETLVSDNILSSLSNLKNVVNIMPTGEVGILEIHAELNNNTYAVTLVSNNSASDFHKLSIDLPLACKQKAESFNYRPQIGELICGQRLDGEWLRGYVLSIEYPLKMAIIDEARMMTICKTVSCPENFSKICAFGAMCEVINAKCKFNASEHCDFEVVKHKGENEIEIEISKDQDKLKAIVKPWTPMPEQKGLQYTELKSGSEVCLTAYRNHVLLFARPLFTAEVEHYNHIMQNVAKCAQTASLLHEPPVVGQIVIAQYIDNNYYRAIVTAVADTKVTISYIDFGNIEITNMKKLRILTDDLKQLRSSTSKIILKDVPQDTPMTKEVSDFLNHLVGADVPLICTFDGIPFKDGVYLKSHSGENINKTISQLLVPTWKKTDAENTICYMEDDITVVNLGKIDETIEVIVVYPIVKGYEYAMCPLDYDLLTHIYNIMPELIAKYCNESKYYIPRNKELCLALFENGWYRAICICRNETHSTSTVFFIDYGNIESINHKDIRFMPKDFINPNACACICKIVNLAPVDSNGQYSPKIEKRISELVVLENFIEIKIVAYDKHSGTYSVELPLIRNKLIEDGLLT; encoded by the exons ATGGCGCATTATCAATCTGATGTATTGACAAAAGATATATCATCACGTAACAG TTTCAGCAAAGAATTTACACTATATGTGAATAATTTACCTAATGAATTAAACGAG tatggcttgttacaaatttttgaCCACTATGGAAAAgttattgaacatttttaccGTCCAAATGCTAATTGGGCTTATATTACGTATAGTACATATTGTGAAGCAGAAAGTGCCATTAAAGATTTAGACAATATACCACCAATGCGTTTGAAAGTATTATTtgctaaagaaaaaaaattaaatacagtacaattttcaaaatcgtgtACTTTTGTAAATGCAGAGCAACAGAAAGACTATAATGACAAAGATATTGTCTCTTTAAATAGACCTGT CATACAGACAAAGGGACGAGGCAAACTCTTAGATATATTTAAAGaagtagaaaaaaatacaagaattGTAAGCAACACTTATATGGCTGATACTGATTTATTGTACTCATACCCTTCTGATCCATATACATATAATCCATATGAAAATGCAGGACCttttgaaaatacaaatacattatGGACAAG AGGACAATTAATAGTTACTCAAGATGGTAAACGACATGTCTCATTTGGACGGGGCTATACAATGTATGAAATCCCAAATCCAGATCCTGAAATTCAAAAACAGATTAAAGCGGTATATgaaaaacgtataact GGTTTATATGAATATGGTAAAGACATGTTAGAATCTACAATTGGAAAATGTCAGAAATGTTCGAAGATAACAAGGTTTCTTTGTGGAAGATGTTATAGTTTCTATTGTAGTAAAAACTGTCAAATAGCTGACTGGTCACAACATAAAATTCATTGTAAAACCATTCC GTCTCTAGTGACAACTGTGAATAATGTACATGTGTCACAATCAAATACTGAAAATCATACACCTACcagaaatatttctaatattcaaatacctcTTCGTAGGCCAAAAAAGTTAACAAATACAGTGGCATCatcaaatgaaaatttaaattttgtttcaaaaattcaaGATACAATTTCTCCTATGCAAAATGGAAATAACATCCAATCTATAAGCGTTGATAACAATAATAAGTTAGATATCGATAATACGCATATTATTCAGACAAAAAACTCCTCGTTTAAAAAATCACAAGATTCTGATAAAATGGTAGGTGATATAAAATTGGAGGgtcttaaaaatttaattaaagagCGACAAAATTATAGTGCTGAAAATATAATGAAGATAGAGGAAGATATAGCTTTTTCAAAgcatatatttttatcaaaatcaaAGTTTACAGATGTACGAATAATTATAAAGTCAGGTTGTGAATATTGGATTCAAAAGGTGGAAGATGACAACAGTCTTAGGCAATTAATGTGTCATTTACAATACGAAGCAGATAAGGTAGAAAAAGTAGTACCAATAGTCAGAAATATTTATGCAGTCCAATATGAAAATATATGGCATAGAGCTTTAGTTACATCTTTGAATCCTTTAACAGTACATTTCATTGATTATggtaataatgaaaatatagaaacaGATGATTTTCGTGAAATTAATAAGTTGAAAAATGTTCCACGCTTTTCTGCTAAAATTCGTTTATCTGAAAAAGCAAGCAAAAAATATAAAGACCTCAAATTTGAGGATACAATACTTGTTAAAATGGTATCTGTTGATTCCAACAGTGTCATTAACGTTGAAATTCCGGATGAAAATTACCTACCTATACCACAGGTAGTTCAGACAACTAATATTTCAGTACCTGCTGTTCCAACAAATTTAAAAGTTGATGAAACCCTGGTTTCTGATAATATATTAAGCTCTTTGAGCAACTTAAAAAATGTAGTAAATATTATGCCTACTGGAGAAGTAGGTATCTTAGAAATTCATGCAGAATTAAATAACAATACCTATGCTGTAACATTAGTATCAAATAATTCAGCATCTGATTTTCATAAACTTTCGATTGATTTACCTTTGGCATGTAAACAAAAAGCAGAAAGTTTCAATTACag ACCTCAAATAGGAGAGTTAATATGTGGCCAAAGGCTTGATGGTGAGTGGCTCAGAGGATATGTTTTATCAATTGAGTATCCTTTAAAAATGGCTATAATAGATGAAGCCAGAATGATGACAATTTGCAAAACCGTTTCATGTCCTGAAAACTTTTCAAAGATTTGTGCTTTTGGTGCTATGTGTGAAGTAATTAATGctaaatgtaaatttaat GCTTCTGAACACTGCGATTTTGAAGTGGTAAAGCATAAAGgcgaaaatgaaattgaaatagaaatttcaaagGACCAGGATAAATTAAAAGCTATTGTAAAACCTTGGACACCAATGCCTGAACAAAAAGGATTACAATATACTGAATTAAAAAGTGGCTCTGAG GTTTGCCTGACTGCTTACCGGAATCATGTTCTTCTGTTTGCTCGGCCTTTGTTTACTGCAGAAGTAGAACATTATAATCACATTATGCAAAATGTTGCAAAATGTGCTCAAACAG CTTCGTTATTGCACGAACCGCCAGTTGTTGGACAAATTGTGATAGCTCAGTACatagataataattattatcgagCGATTGTAACCGCAGTGGCAGATACTAAAGTTACGATTTCATATATTGATTTTGGAAATATAGAAATTACCAATATGAAGAAACTTCGGATATTAACTGATGATTTAAAACAG cTTCGATCTTCTACAAGCAAGATCATTTTAAAAGATGTTCCCCAAGACACTCCAATGACGAAAGAAGTAAGtgattttctcaaccacttAGTAGGAGCAGATGTTCCTTTGATATGTACATTTGATGGTATACCATTCAAAGATGGCGTTTACCTTAAATCTCATAGtggagaaaatattaataaaaccaTATCTCAATTACTTGTACCAACATGGAAGAAGACTGATGCAGAAA ATACAATATGTTACATGGAAGACGATATAACTGTCGTTAATTTAGGAAAAATTGATGaaaccattgaagttattgtagTGTATCCCATTGTGAAGGGATATGAATATGCAATGTGTCCATTAGACTATGATTTACTAACTCATATCTATAATATAATGCCTGAACTG ataGCTAAATATTGTAACGAATCCAAATACTATATTCCTCGTAATAAGGAATTATGTCTTGCTCTATTTGAAAATGGATGGTATCGTGCTATTTGCATTTGTCGTAACGAAACCCATTCAACAAGCACTGTTTTCTTTATTGATTATGGAAATATTGAGAGCATTAACCATAAAGACATACGATTTATGCCAAAAGATTTTATTAATCCCAATGCCTGCGCTTGTATTTGCAAAATTGTCA atTTAGCACCTGTTGATAGCAATGGACAATATTCACCCAAAATAGAGAAAAGAATTTCAGAATTGGTCGTTCTCGAAAACTTTATTGAAATAAAGATTGTTGCGTATGACAAACATTCCGGAACATACAGTGTAGAATTACCATTAATTCGAAACAAACTAATTGAGGATGGTTTACTAACATAA
- the LOC143150294 gene encoding oxysterol-binding protein-related protein 11 — protein MNVQIRHPYEGLLHKYTNAMKGWQYRWFILSPETGELHYFLSESEKNQRPRCSIYLAGAVIAPSDEDSNTFTVNSATGDLIKLRATDARARQEWVDKLRAVTEMYTRAIASSHPPLPPREHSSNSNRNPVAKLEVLDAFANCQEQLRKVEKHNVALAQTIENSSLNLDPDLLVLKATAHTTLHTLNQCLNILYQ, from the exons ATGAACGTTCAAATAAGACATCCTTACGAAGGTTTATTGCATAAATATACTAATGCTATGAAAGGCTGGCAATATCGTTGGTTTATCCTTAGCCCTGAAACTGGTGAATTGCATTATTTTCTTAGTGAATCTGAGAAGAACCAACGACCAAGATGTTCAATATATTTAGCAGGTGCAGTAATTGCACCAAGTGATGAAGATTCTAATACATTCACTGTCAATTCTGCTACAG GTGATTTGATTAAATTGAGAGCTACAGATGCTCGAGCTCGTCAAGAATGGGTGGATAAATTACGAGCTGTTACAGAAATGTATACTAGAGCAATTGCTAGCAGTCATCCTCCACTACCTCCAAGAGAACATTCATCGAACTCAAATAGAAATCCAGTTGCCAAACTGGAAGTTTTAGATGCTTTTGCTAATTGTCAGGAACAATTGAGAAAAGTAGAAAAGCATAATGTTGCATTAGCACAAACTATTGAAAACTCGAGTTTAAACTTGGACCCTGACTTATTAGTTCTTAAAGCTACAGCACATACTACGCTACACACGTTAAATCAATGTCTCAATATATTATATCAGTAG
- the LOC143149967 gene encoding uncharacterized protein LOC143149967, with protein MSTTPNSEFLTEAAGVKIFMTPLEERPSDKSSITGKICVILENIKEIRTHGKSCGFHLTKSKWDPYPWVSYVETGSLADAAGLRAGDCLITIDGKDLIGLKIKQIATLIHYHQEHHIKLFIWRYTNEEEFEETGVAVKGPLPDVASKLANAVSGVVRILECPVCLESSMPPVSQCVHGHIICVGCRPRTTRCPVCRVRLGQGRCLLADKLHKIFHEVFDTKDNSHGNTEYQTLNLRDQLFGKSKRKHIMSVTSKSNGTILKVRQSLLSKLFFGGIEKAASADNLIAASSRMSSINKPLMNNLNFDECLNLHDRAKSASTGELLNETKKNVTNDHLQISATSKKISSATSLTYSIPPTPIWGGSMDSVSCTQIVCPLSKQSGCKDIITSDAVLEHLSGSHEIPQVHFYSVHIQIPVPLPFGSEAAYILHHGGDLFFFQYEQETVWITCATGGKNTWEWSLYGQGKNGSEIKIQRSVASLENPMILSSQHIASLPSALLLHILNIQLLECHSHEQLGL; from the exons ATGTCTACAACACCTAATTCAGAATTCCTAACTGAAGCTGCTGGTGTTAAAATTTTTATGACGCCTTTAGAAGAGCGTCCATCGGATAAATCTTCAATCACAGGAAAAATTTgtgtaattttagaaaatataaagGAAATTAGAACACACGGCAAATCTTGTGGGTTTCATCTTACAAAATCTAAATGGGATCCATATCCTTGGGTAAGCTATGTTGAAACCGGAAGTCTTGCTGATGCAGCTGGCCTTAG AGCAGGTGATTGTTTAATAACCATCGATGGAAAAGATTTAATTgggttaaaaataaaacaaattgcaACATTGATTCACTACCATCAAGAACATCATATAAAACTATTTATTTGGAGATATACTAATGAAGAAGAATttgaagaaacaggggtagctGTAAAAGGACCACTGCCAGATGTAGCCAGCAAGCTTGCAAATGCAGTATCTGGAGTT GTGCGAATACTAGAATGTCCAGTTTGTTTGGAAAGTTCCATGCCTCCAGTCTCTCAATGTGTTCATGGTCATATTATTTGTGTCGGATGTAGACCAAGGACAACTCGTTGTCCAGTCTGTAGAGTCAGACTGGGTCAAGGTCGATGTTTGCTTGCAGACAAATTACACAAGATATTTCATGAAGTTTTTGACACAAAAGACAATTCACACGGTAACACAGAGTATCAAACTTTGAATCTTCGAGATCAACTTTTTggcaaaagtaaaagaaaacatATAATGTCGGTAACATCAAAAAGTAATGGCACAATTCTGAAAGTGCGGCAGTCATTATTAAGTAAATTGTTTTTCGGCGGAATAGAGAAAGCTGCTTCTGCAGATAATTTAATAGCAGCTTCCAGTAGAATGTCAAGCATAAACAAACCTTTGATGaataatttgaattttgatGAATGTTTAAATCTGCATGATCGAGCAAAATCTGCAAGTACTGGTGAATTATtgaatgaaacaaagaaaaatgttaCTAATGATCATTTGCAAATTAGTGCAACaagtaaaaaaatatcaagCGCAACTAGTTTAACATATAGTATACCTCCTACACCCATTTGGGGAGGTTCTATGGACTCTGTGTCCTGTACACAAATAGTATGTCCTCTTTCAAAGCAAAGTGGCTGTAAAGATATTATTACATCCGATGCAGTATTAGAACATTTAAGTGGATCTCATGAAATACCGCAAGTTCACTTTTATTCTGTTCATATACAAATCCCAGTGCCACTTCCCTTTGGTTCAGAAGCTGCATATATATTACATCATGGTGGAgatcttttcttctttcag TATGAACAAGAAACTGTCTGGATTACCTGTGCCACaggaggaaaaaatacatgggAATGGAGTTTGTACGGTCAAGGAAAAAATGGtagtgaaataaaaatacaaagaagTGTGGCAAGCCTTGAGAATCCAATGATTTTATCATCACAACATATTGCATCATTACCAAGTGCTTTGTTATTGCATATattgaatattcaattattagAATGCCATTCGCACGAACAGTTAGGATTGTAA
- the P53 gene encoding p53 — MTNTNGFSDSQESALLDEEVFNELEKEIGNNTLPLLAGNVMEDDIEEKYDINLTQQYLGGKEIKTEKYYQEPETYQEPETSTPIGEEFPGCYNFQYLLANQDSSKYWVYSQSLKKVFINMDETLPLRFKWDPPDDGLLLRTAMVFSLDQYASDPVRRCHNHMASNNSNNRDIDPRVIKHVVRCLDHSSMYEERNEHLSILTPLRTPQTGFQYVLMNFKFLCKNSCPSGMNRRPTELIFTLEDHNRRVLGRRRLLVRICSCPKRDKKKEEAEVADTQPNVKKRKLCIPVGKKMMPSYDTHVFNVQLNIVGKENYLSVLKYAYDIMAGQATRTGQYEFFKPYMDDILHKTP; from the exons ATGACCAATACAAATGGATTTTCAGACTCACAAGAATCTGCATTGCTCGACGAAGAAGTGTTCAAcgaattagaaaaagaaat CGGAAACAACACATTACCATTATTGGCAGGAAACGTAATGGAAGACGATATCGAAGAAAAGTACGACATAAATTTAACACAACAATATTTAGgaggaaaagaaattaaaactgaaaaatattaTCAAGAACCAGAAACTTATCAAGAACCAGAAACATCTACTCCAATAGGAGAAGAATTTCCTGGCtgttataattttcaatatttattagcTAATCAGGATTCtagtaaatattgggtt TATTCTCAATCACTGAAAAAAGTATTTATCAACATGGATGAAACATTGCCACTACGTTTTAAATGGGATCCACCTGATGATGGTTTACTTCTACGTACTGCCATGGTTTTTAGTTTAGATCAATATGCAAGTGATCCAGTCAGAAGATGCCATAACCATATGGCATCGAACAATTCAAATAATCGAGATATAGATCCAAGAGTAATTAAGCATGTTGTTCGTTGTTTAGATCATTCAAGCAtgtatgaagaaagaaacgagcacTTATCTATACTGACTCCCCTTCGTACACCTCAAACTGGATTCCAATATGTACTAATGAATTTTAagtttttatgtaaaaacaGTTGTCCATCTGGTATGAATCGTAGACCCACAGAATTAATTTTCACTCTAGAAGATCATAATAGAAGAGTGTTGGGTCGACGTAGACTTCTTGTTAGAATTTGTAGTTGCCcaaaaagagataaaaaaaaggaagaagcaGAAGTAGCAGACACACAACCTaacgtaaagaaaagaaaattatgtataCCAGTCGGAAAAAAGATGATGCCTTCCTATGATACACATGTGTTTAATGTTCAATTAAATATAGTTGGAAAAGAGAATTATTTATCAGTATTGAAATATGCTTATGATATTATGGCAGGTCAAGCCACACGGACTggacaatatgaatttttcaaaCCATACATGGATGATATATTGCATAAAACGCCATAA
- the Nelf-a gene encoding negative elongation factor A has protein sequence MANVRDSDTSLWLHNKLGTSNDSWTGSSICSQLNAEVLRNIKDCFPDLQTQVKLKLLLSFFHIPRRNVEEWRVELEEIIEVASLDSELWVSMLSEAMKTFPSTGSLNTDITDLDEHRPIFGELVNDLRKLLKKQNDPAMLPLECHYLNKTALTSVVGQQPAPVKHFTLKRKPKSAALRAELLQKSTDAASNLKKSTAPTVPVRSRGMPRKMTDTTPLKGIPSRVPTSGFRSPSLTSSSMSNRTPISSRIRKDGGIKLLDINEQPLGYAQAKKRKRMMELEEQQKKVAEAQAAAAAAASTTTATTETSTTPEYAQGLASINPPATPITPVASVQSYATPTTPSGVSAVTTPQTPTTPSTPTTPTAVLAVATPTVITPVETTPVGVQTVRPAQTITQIRIQTTAQPANAAANTRKGLSLTREQMLEAQEMFRTANKVTRPEKALILGFMAGSRDNPCPKLGNIVTVMLSENIEEVTQPDGTTVPMLVETHFQMNYTNGEWKRIKKNRRIVTEESTSATTPAPSATATASN, from the exons ATGGCGAATGTGAGGGACAGTGATACGTCGTTGTGGCTTCATAACAAGCTCGGAACGTCAAATGATAGCTGGACTGGAAGTTCAATTTGTTCACAACTCAACGCAGAAGTATTGCGCAATATCAAAGATTGTTTTCCAGATCTTCAGACACAAGTGAAACTCAAATTACTTCTCTCATTTTTCCACATACCAAGACGGAATGTTGAAGAG TGGCGTGTTGAACTGGAAGAAATCATTGAGGTGGCATCATTGGATAGCGAGCTATGGGTATCGATGTTATCCGAAGCGATGAAGACCTTTCCATCAACAGGTTCTTTGAATACAGATATCACAGATTTAGATGAGCACCGACCTATTTTTGGAGAATTAGTCAATGATCTCCGAAAACTTTTAAAAAAGCAAAATGATCCAGCTATGCTTCCATTAGAATGTCATTATCTCAATAAGACTGCACTTACATCAGTGGTTGGTCAACAACCTGCGCCAGTGAAGCATTTTACTTTAAAGAGAAAACCAAAAAGTGCTGCACTGAGAGCAGAGCTGCTTCAAAAGAGTACAGATGCAGcgagtaatttgaaaaaaagtACTGCTCCTACAGTACCTGTAAGAAGTAGAGGGATGCCAAGAAAAATGACTGATACAA caCCTTTAAAAGGCATTCCCAGTAGAGTTCCAACAAGTGGTTTTCGGTCTCCCTCGCTTACGAGTTCTTCAATGTCTAATAGAACACCCATTAGTAGCAGAATCCGTAAAGATGGTGGAATTAAACTATTAGATATTAACGAACAACCGCTCGGATATGCTCAAGcaaaaaaacgaaagagaatGATGGAATTGGAAGAACAGCAAAAAAAAGTTGCAGAAGCTCAAgcagctgctgctgctgctgcatcAACGACGACAGCTACCACGGAAACGTCAACAACGCCGGAATATGCTCAGGGATTGGCTTCAATCAATCCACCAGCTACGCCAATTACTCCTGTGGCATCCGTACAGTCTTATGCAACACCTACTACTCCGAGTGGTGTATCAGCAGTAACTACACCACAAACCC cCACAACACCAAGTACACCTACAACTCCAACTGCAGTACTAGCGGTTGCAACACCAACGGTCATTACACCAGTAGAAACTACACCTGTTGGAGTGCAAACTGTTAGACCAGCTCAAACCATCACGCAGATTCGTATACAAACTACCGCACAACCTGCTAACGCGGCTGCAAATACAAGAAAGGGACTGTCTCTCACG CGAGAACAAATGTTAGAAGCACAAGAAATGTTTAGAACAGCTAATAAAGTAACTCGTCCAGAGAAAGCTCTCATTTTAGGTTTTATGGCTGGTTCCAGGG ATAATCCTTGTCCGAAATTGGGCAATATAGTCACGGTAATGCTTTCGGAAAACATCGAAGAGGTAACACAGCCGGACGGAACAACTGTACCGATGTTGGTTGAGACACATTTCCAAATGAATTATACAAACGGTGAATGGAAGAGGATAAAAAAGAATCGACGAATTGTTACAGAGGAATCTACATCCGCTACTACACCTGCTCCCAGTGCAACTGCTACGGcttctaattaa
- the Tpx-3 gene encoding thioredoxin peroxidase 3: MFRVLMALRPQTCKAAFIATSTLVKAKNLTLVENARNICVSSKLFCCRPQVQKPAPDFSGTAVVNGDFKEIKLSDYKGKYVVLFFYPLDFTFVCPTELIAFSEKISEFTVVNAQVIGVSTDSHFSHLAWINTPRKQGGLGGNLGYPLLSDFNKIISNKYNVLLEDAGIALRGLFIIDEKGILKQFSVNDLPVGRSVDETLRLIKAFQFVEKHGEVCPANWQPKSKTIKPNPKESKEYFESVN; this comes from the exons ATGTTCCGAGTGTTAATGGCTTTGCGTCCTCAGACTTGCAAAGCG GCTTTTATTGCAACATCGACTTTGGTAAAAGCTAAGAATTTAACATTGGTAGAAAATGCACGTAACATATGTGTTAGTTCTAAACTTTTCTGCTGTCGACCTCAAGTTCAAAAACCTGCTCCTGATTTTTCTGGCACTGCAGTGGTTAATGGTGActtcaaagaaataaaattaagtgactacaaaggaaaatatgttgttctttttttttatcctttaGATTT cACATTTGTATGCCCCACTGAGTTGATAGCATTCAGTGAGAAGATTTCAGAGTTTACAGTTGTGAATGCACAAGTGATTGGAGTTTCTACAGATTCCCATTTCAGTCACTTGGCCTGGATAAACACCCCAAGGAAGCAGGGTGGATTAGGTGGCAATTTGGGTTATCCTCTCCTCAGTGATTTTAACAAAATAATATCAAACAAATATAATGTCCTCCTTGAAGATGCTGGAATTGCTTTACGGGGACTTTTCATTATagatgaaaaaggaattctTAAACAATTTAGTGTGAATGATTTACCAGTGGGTAGAAGCGTAGATGAAACTTTGAGACTTATTAAGGCTTTCCAGTTTGTTGAGAAACATGGAGAAGTCTGTCCTGCTAATTGGCAGCCAAAGTCCAAGACCATTAAACCAAATCCAAAGGAGAGCAAGGAATACTTTGAATCAGTGAATTAA